From a region of the Daphnia magna isolate NIES linkage group LG1, ASM2063170v1.1, whole genome shotgun sequence genome:
- the LOC116933863 gene encoding elongation factor 1-alpha produces the protein MGKEKTHINIVVIGHVDSGKSTTTGHLIYKCGGIDKRTIEKFEKEAQEMGKGSFKYAWVLDKLKAERERGITIDIALWKFETAKFYVTIIDAPGHRDFIKNMITGTSQADCAVLIVAGGVGEFEAGISKNGQTREHALLAYTLGVKQLIVGINKMDSTEPPFSEARYEEIKKEVSSYIKKIGYNPVAVPFVPISGFHGDNMIEASSNLPWYKGWAVERKEGKADGKTLLEALDAILPPSRPTDKALRLPLQDVYKIGGIGTVPVGRVETGVIKPGMVVTFAPCQLTTEVKSVEMHHEALEEAVPGDNVGFNVKNVSVKELRRGFVAGDSKNNPPKGAADFFAQVIVLNHPGQIGNGYTPVLDCHTAHIACKFAEIKEKCDRRTGKTTEENPKFIKSGDAAMITLVPSKPLCVESFSDFPPLGRFAVRDMRQTVAVGVIKSVNFKDLGAGGKVTKAAEKAGKKK, from the exons ATGGGCAAGGAAAAGACTCACATCAACATCGTCGTCATCGGTCACGTAGACTCTGGCAAGTCGACCACCACCGGTCACTTGATCTACAAATGTGGTGGTATCGACAAACGTACCATCGAAAAGTTCGAGAAGGAGGCCCAAGAG ATGGGCAAAGGCTCCTTCAAGTATGCCTGGGTCTTGGACAAACTTAAGGCTGAACGCGAGCGTGGTATTACCATCGATATTGCCTTGTGGAAGTTCGAAACCGCCAAATTCTACGTCACCATCATTGATGCCCCTGGCCATCGCGATTTTATCAAGAACATGATTACTGGAACCTCCCAG GCTGACTGCGCCGTGTTGATCGTTGCTGGTGGTGTCGGTGAATTTGAAGCCGGTATCTCCAAGAACGGACAGACCCGCGAGCACGCCTTGTTGGCTTACACTTTGGGTGTCAAGCAATTGATCGTTGGTATCAACAAGATGGACTCCACCGAGCCACCCTTCAGTGAGGCCCGCTACGAGGAAATCAAGAAGGAAGTCAGCAGCTACATCAAGAAGATTGGTTACAACCCAGTTGCTGTCCCCTTCGTCCCTATTTCCGGTTTCCATGGAGACAACATGATTGAGGCTTCCTCCAACCTCCCTTGGTACAAGGGATGGGCTGTTGAGCGCAAGGAAGGAAAGGCTGACG GTAAGACTCTGCTCGAAGCTTTGGATGCTATCCTCCCACCTTCTCGCCCTACCGACAAGGCTCTCCGTCTACCCCTCCAAGATGTCTACAAGATCGGTGGTATTGGTACAGTGCCCGTCGGCCGAGTTGAGACCGGTGTCATCAAGCCTGGTATGGTCGTTACTTTCGCCCCTTGCCAACTGACCACTGAAGTTAAGTCCGTCGAGATGCACCACGAAGCCCTCGAAGAGGCCGTCCCTg GTGACAACGTTGGTTTCAACGTCAAGAACGTCTCCGTCAAGGAGTTGCGCCGTGGTTTCGTCGCCGGTGACTCCAAGAACAACCCACCCAAGGGTGCCGCCGACTTCTTCGCCCAAGTCATCGTGTTGAACCACCCTGGCCAGATCGGTAACGGTTACACCCCCGTGTTGGATTGCCACACCGCCCACATTGCTTGCAAATTCGCCGAGATCAAGGAAAAGTGCGATCGTCGTACTGGCAAAACCACTGAAGAGAACCCCAAATTCATCAAGTCTGGTGACGCAGCCATGATCACCTTGGTACCCAGCAAGCCCTTGTGCGTTGAGTCTTTCTCTGACTTCCCTCCTTTGGGTCGTTTTGCCGTACGTGACATGCGTCAAACCGTCGCTGTCGGTGTCATCAAGTCCGTTAACTTcaag GATTTGGGCGCTGGTGGTAAGGTTACCAAGGCTGCCGAGAAGGCTGGCAAGAAGAAGTGA
- the LOC116919152 gene encoding uncharacterized protein LOC116919152, which yields MKITLIFLAFFVLACHLAQSQQTTKKPKQPPTKKGKPTVRQETNPSCEQGKTLKFVPSGDKTLLANPERGYYHFHRITFPKRKPISQGEIKKWAKEGITLALMIFDIEQFVKKDFTDDDLKKMALDFKTLREAGMKGIVRFSYNYTDIEGNPDDHKFPQTTDAEKPQLLKHIKQLEKVFKNNVDVITVVQLGFIGHWGEWYYSQNYATKVGNEGWKAIGQQQKDREDIVKAMMKAVPKNRMLQIRYPAAKQKIYGKANSKPEDDRSTERSRLGIHNDCFLAREEDQGTFADKSERTWLKVEGLSVMVGGESCEKNSKTGCSEANKQIGEQRFTYLNTDYNKEVIKDWKDNKCYNKIGNKMGYRFEFVEGKLQSTVKKGGSFCASLKIKNSGVAPLYNARPVEVILRKGNKKSAPIRQSKIDPRKFAPGKVMPVNLNVQVPSDLAPGQYDVILNLPDEKLKDPKYSILFANGEKVQDENERFNVIGQITIQ from the exons ATGAAGattacattaatttttttagcatTCTTTGTGCTGGCCTGTCATCTTGCGCAGAGTcagcaaacaacgaaaaagcCGAAACAACCG CCAACCaagaaaggaaaaccaactgtACGTCAAGAAACCAACCCGTCTTGCGAACAAGGAAAGACTCTAAAGTTCGTACCTTCTGGTG ACAAAACTTTATTGGCCAATCCCGAGAGAGGTTACTATCATTTCCATCGTATTACATTTCCCAAGCGCAAACCAATCAGCCaaggggaaataaaaaaatgggccAAGGAGGGCATCACTCTAGCTTTGATGATTTTCGACATTGAGCAATTCGTGAAGAAGGACTTTACCGATGACGACTTGAAGAAAATGGCCCTCGATTTCAAAACACTGCGGGAGGCTGGTATGAAGGGCATTGTGCGATTCAGCTATAATTATACGGATATAGAAGGCAATCCCGACGATCACAAATTCCCCCAGACGACCGATGCAGAAAAACCTCAACTTTTGAAGCACATTAAGCAGCTGGAAAAAGTTTTCAAG AACAACGTTGATGTCATAACTGTCGTCCAACTTGGATTTATTGGACACTGGGGCGAATGGTATTATTCGCAAAATTATGCAACAAAAGTGGGTAATGAAGGTTGGAAGGCGATTGGGCAACAGCAGAAAGATCGCGAAGATATAGTTAAAGCTATGATGAAGGCTGTCCCCAAAAATCGGATGCTTCAGATTCGCTATCCAGCAGCAAAACAG AAAATATACGGCAAGGCTAACTCGAAACCAGAGGATGATAGATCTACTGAACGTTCGCGTCTGGGTATCCATAATGACTGTTTCTTAGCCCGCGAAGAAGATCAAGGTACATTCGCAGATAAATCGGAGAGAACGTGGTTGAAAGTAGAAGGTCTCAGCGTTATGGTGGGTGGGGAATCTTGcgaaaaaaattccaaaaccGGATGCTCCGaggcaaacaaacaaataggGGAACAGCGATTCACTTACTTGAACACTGATTACAACAAAGAG GTAATCAAGGATTGGAAAGACAATAAATGCTATAACAAGATCGGTAACAAAATGGGTTATCGCTTCGAATTCGTTGAAGGGAAATTACAATCGACAGTGAAGAAGGGAGGCAGTTTCTGCGCCTCtctcaaaattaaaaattcaggTGTAGCACCGCTTTACAATGCTCGCCCTGTTGAG GTCATTCTgagaaaaggaaacaagaaaTCTGCTCCTATTCGTCAATCAAAGATTGATCCCCGTAAGTTTGCACCTGGCAAAGTGATGCCAGTTAATTTGAACGTCCAGGTCCCATCCGATCTTGCCCCGGGTCAATATGACGTCATTTTGAATTTGCCTgatgaaaaattaaaggatccaaagtacagtatcctcttTGCTAATGGTGAGAAAGTCCAAGACGAAAATGAACGCTTTAATGTAATTGGTCAAATAACCATCCAGTAG
- the LOC116920742 gene encoding 28S ribosomal protein S14, mitochondrial yields MAITTTMSKLLNFSSFLLQNTAQLLRNGMTNAVKLNQPVRNNWTDWRMMKDNRRRKLLVQYAPDRVRAKALKKNDVLPAEIIEIGTKMLAEIPRDASLTRVRNRCAITSRPRGVVTRWRLSRIVWRSLADYNKLSGVQRAMW; encoded by the exons ATGGCCATCACGACTACCATGAGcaaattgttaaatttttcaagttttttattGCAAAACACCGCCCAACTACTTCGAAATGGA ATGACAAATGCAGTAAAATTGAATCAACCAGTCAGAAATAATTGGACAGATTGGAGAATGATGAAGGATAACCGGCGACGAAAATTACTCGTCCAATACGCACCTGACCGTGTTCGCGCAAAagccctaaaaaaaaatgatgttttGCCTGCTGAGATAATA GAGATTGGTACCAAAATGCTAGCTGAAATTCCTCGAGATGCGAGCTTAACCCGCGTACGCAATCGCTGTGCCATCACGTCCCGTCCAAGAGGCGTCGTCACGCGCTGGAGATTGAGTCGAATTGTTTGGCGTAGCTTGGCCGATTATAACAAACTGTCTGGAGTTCAACGAGCAATGTGGTGA
- the LOC116920700 gene encoding heme transporter hrg-1: MGCCQNRDRCCSIWRIVQSSLGIFIGISTAFVFYHNFHNAQAAGWALASGVFAAAALHLAILIHKKTIRSWYSVLHLRSIQLLAFLVTDISMAAFVWYLFYAAYYKIPMVPVDNSAIVTSVWVFMTAKWTFLIWLFARLGIKEFNYDHLSETENF; the protein is encoded by the exons ATGGGTTGCTGTCAAAATAGAGATCGTTGTTGCTCAATTTGGCGAATCGTTCAGTCCTCACTTGGAATATTCATTGGCATTTCCACTGCCTTTGTTTTTTATCACAATTTTCATAATGCACAAGCAGCTGGTTGGGCTCTTGCATCAG GTGTGTTCGCTGCTGCTGCCCTACATTTGGCAATTTTGATTCacaagaaaactataaggaGTTGGTACTCGGTTTTACATTTAAGAAGCATTCAG TTGCTGGCATTTTTAGTGACTGATATCAGTATGGCAGCCTTTGTTTGGTACCTTTTCTATGCAGCATACTACAAAATCC CCATGGTTCCAGTTGACAACAGTGCTATTGTTACTTCAGTCTG GGTGTTCATGACAGCCAAGTGGACATTTTTAATTTGGTTATTTGCCAGGCTTGGAATCAAAGAATTTAATTATGACCATTTATCTGAGACAGAAaacttttaa